The following coding sequences are from one uncultured Cohaesibacter sp. window:
- the fliF gene encoding flagellar basal-body MS-ring/collar protein FliF: MNGFFDFLKTLGPSRIAAMGVVTAVLIGFFAFIMMRMSEPDLAPLYTDLSFEDSIQITRLLEAQNVSHKVLDEGAVILAPKTDILKLRMQLAENGLPTGGNVGYEIFDKSETLGTTSFVQNVNHLRALEGELSRSIRTIRNVRQARVHLVMPKSELFKKDQKQPTASIAVKLQGNLNSSQIQAIQHLVGSAVEGLDPENVTIVDERGRLLASGRGNDDSYMSAHMEERQVQMESRLRDQVDDIVSSVVGQGRARIEVSAEMNFNKVTETSDMFDPDGQVVRSTQTRTENANSQDRESNDGVTVGNELPDANANGQPAGTQENSETTEELVNYEISRKTTTEVVQGGRIERLSVAVLVDGTYEKNENGELVYTPRSPEELEQIATLVRSAVGYDQTRGDKVEVINLQFAEGPQTIFDEEGNELFAFTKDDYMRFTELGVMFLMMLIVLFMVVRPMMKRMFEKAEDQKDDLDIIIGPDGTPMIKTESGELIPAPHGEDDPKHPTLQAIEHAQLQGALQADTLIKVGDMVKDNPEEAAKIIRLWLQDAA, from the coding sequence GTGAACGGGTTCTTCGACTTTCTCAAAACGCTTGGCCCCTCCCGCATCGCAGCGATGGGGGTGGTTACGGCTGTTTTGATCGGCTTCTTTGCATTTATCATGATGCGCATGTCCGAACCGGATCTGGCACCACTATATACAGACCTCTCCTTTGAAGACTCCATACAGATTACCCGCCTGCTCGAAGCACAGAATGTCAGCCACAAAGTGCTCGACGAAGGCGCAGTGATTCTTGCCCCCAAGACCGACATCTTGAAGCTGCGTATGCAGCTGGCAGAAAATGGCCTGCCGACCGGCGGCAATGTCGGATATGAAATCTTTGACAAAAGCGAAACGCTGGGCACCACCAGCTTTGTTCAGAACGTCAATCATCTTCGCGCCCTTGAAGGCGAACTCTCTCGCTCCATCCGCACCATCCGCAATGTGCGGCAAGCAAGAGTGCATCTGGTCATGCCCAAGAGCGAACTTTTCAAGAAAGACCAGAAACAGCCAACAGCATCGATTGCAGTCAAGCTGCAGGGCAATTTGAATTCTTCGCAGATTCAGGCAATTCAGCATCTGGTCGGCTCAGCAGTTGAAGGTCTTGATCCGGAAAATGTAACCATCGTTGACGAGCGCGGGCGCCTTCTGGCTTCAGGTCGCGGCAACGATGACAGCTACATGTCCGCCCATATGGAAGAACGTCAGGTACAGATGGAAAGTCGCCTGCGCGATCAGGTTGATGATATTGTTTCTTCCGTCGTGGGTCAGGGCCGTGCGCGCATCGAAGTCTCTGCCGAAATGAACTTCAACAAGGTGACCGAAACCTCCGACATGTTCGACCCGGATGGTCAGGTCGTCCGGTCTACCCAGACCCGCACGGAAAATGCCAACAGCCAGGATAGAGAAAGCAATGATGGCGTAACGGTTGGCAACGAACTGCCTGACGCCAACGCCAACGGGCAGCCTGCCGGCACACAAGAAAATTCGGAAACGACCGAAGAACTGGTCAACTACGAGATTTCTCGCAAGACAACGACCGAAGTTGTTCAGGGTGGCCGGATCGAGCGCTTGTCCGTAGCTGTTTTGGTGGATGGAACTTACGAAAAGAACGAAAACGGCGAATTGGTTTACACGCCAAGATCACCAGAAGAGCTTGAGCAGATCGCAACACTTGTTCGCTCTGCCGTCGGATATGACCAGACCCGTGGCGACAAGGTTGAAGTCATCAACCTGCAATTCGCAGAAGGCCCACAGACCATCTTTGACGAAGAAGGCAATGAGCTCTTCGCATTTACCAAAGATGATTACATGCGCTTTACCGAACTTGGCGTAATGTTCCTGATGATGCTTATCGTTCTGTTCATGGTCGTTCGTCCGATGATGAAGCGCATGTTCGAAAAAGCAGAAGATCAGAAGGATGATCTGGACATCATAATTGGCCCGGACGGCACCCCGATGATCAAAACAGAATCAGGCGAATTGATCCCTGCACCACATGGTGAAGATGATCCGAAACATCCGACATTGCAGGCCATTGAGCATGCACAGCTTCAAGGTGCCCTCCAGGCTGACACCCTGATCAAAGTCGGTGACATGGTAAAAGACAACCCAGAAGAAGCTGCCAAGATCATTCGTCTTTGGCTTCAAGATGCAGCGTGA
- a CDS encoding sigma-54 dependent transcriptional regulator, translating to MRLLITGTLNGQLSQATKIALDRGAQVSHAETTQMAISHLRAGRGADLMMIDVKLDIANLIKSLESEHITIPVIACGVENDARAAVNAIRAGAKEYIPLPPDPEIIAAVLEAVSKDQGDLLHRDPAMSNVVQLANQIAPSDASVLITGESGTGKEVLARHLHAHSRRSSQPFVSVNCAAIPENLLESELFGHEKGAFTGAIARRIGKFEEANGGTLLLDEISEMDIRLQAKLLRAIQERVIDRVGGTKPVPVDIRILATSNRNLADEVRAGNFREDLLFRLNVINLQIPPLRERPQDIDLLAAHFADKYAQANGLPQRKLSTECYRHLHANNWQGNVRELENTIHRAVLLATGVEIGAEALRMPDGSRMDETIIGMATGPAAQAVIAAEGVTRTLVGHTVAEVEQDLILDTLDHCLGNRTHAANILGISIRTLRNKLKQYSDEGVDIPQPGEARQAG from the coding sequence ATGCGCCTGCTTATTACCGGTACTCTCAATGGCCAGCTTTCCCAAGCAACCAAAATTGCCTTGGATCGTGGTGCTCAGGTTTCCCATGCAGAAACCACACAAATGGCCATTAGCCACCTTCGCGCCGGGCGCGGAGCGGATTTGATGATGATTGATGTCAAACTTGATATCGCCAACCTGATCAAATCCCTCGAATCCGAGCATATCACCATTCCGGTCATTGCCTGCGGCGTTGAAAATGATGCGCGCGCCGCCGTCAACGCCATCCGGGCTGGCGCAAAGGAATATATCCCGCTGCCGCCGGATCCGGAAATCATCGCAGCCGTTCTGGAAGCGGTTTCGAAAGACCAGGGCGACCTGCTCCATAGAGATCCGGCCATGAGCAACGTTGTGCAATTGGCCAACCAGATTGCACCCAGCGATGCGTCCGTTTTAATCACTGGCGAGAGTGGAACCGGCAAGGAAGTTCTGGCCCGTCACTTGCACGCCCATTCTCGCCGTTCGTCACAGCCATTCGTATCGGTCAACTGCGCAGCGATCCCGGAAAATCTGCTCGAATCAGAACTGTTTGGTCATGAAAAAGGAGCCTTTACCGGCGCCATAGCCCGCCGGATCGGCAAATTCGAGGAAGCAAATGGCGGCACGCTACTACTCGATGAAATCTCCGAAATGGACATTCGCCTGCAGGCAAAACTGCTGCGCGCCATTCAGGAAAGGGTCATTGACCGGGTTGGCGGCACCAAGCCCGTGCCCGTCGACATTCGCATTCTTGCCACATCGAACCGCAATTTGGCCGATGAAGTCCGTGCTGGCAACTTCCGCGAAGACCTTCTCTTCCGCCTCAATGTAATCAACTTGCAGATTCCGCCTCTGCGCGAACGCCCACAGGACATTGACCTTCTGGCGGCGCACTTTGCCGACAAATATGCACAGGCCAATGGCCTGCCACAGCGCAAACTGAGCACAGAATGCTACCGTCATCTTCATGCCAACAACTGGCAGGGCAACGTGCGTGAGCTGGAAAACACCATCCACCGAGCCGTTCTTCTGGCAACTGGCGTAGAGATCGGCGCAGAAGCCCTGCGTATGCCTGATGGCAGCCGCATGGATGAAACCATCATCGGCATGGCGACCGGCCCGGCCGCTCAAGCGGTTATCGCGGCCGAGGGCGTAACCCGAACGCTTGTGGGGCACACCGTCGCGGAAGTGGAGCAGGATCTGATCCTCGACACACTCGACCATTGCCTTGGCAACCGCACCCATGCGGCCAACATTCTGGGTATATCGATCCGCACATTGCGCAACAAATTGAAGCAATATTCGGACGAAGGCGTCGACATCCCTCAGCCGGGAGAAGCCAGACAAGCTGGTTAA
- a CDS encoding FliH/SctL family protein, with product MSQAARYLFDLDFSAPPEPEIEEQIEEIPPEPMITVAEHERLIAEAREQAFAEGEAKAREDREQLASEKKLTLEKQIVEEVAMIYTEVGLLMQRLEKDASQLAFAFASRFAEKLVAQEPKGEIQALLNQILAPLRKTPHISIRLNDAVADDIKATVDAQMEELGFSGTLTILPDPVIMPGDCEVEWVDGGIGRNLRSSIRQVEKLINDHFAHVPDDPDASQEAEEEAEQETPSDHLSAGEPNDEQTNSGTDGTDGSVADETDDPSMTEGSALPETSEIPSGAASDEEHVVSTPKDAIEAALAADATQTAKGESK from the coding sequence ATGTCACAAGCCGCTCGCTATCTGTTTGATCTGGATTTTTCTGCTCCACCAGAGCCGGAAATCGAAGAGCAAATCGAAGAAATTCCGCCCGAACCGATGATTACGGTTGCCGAGCACGAGCGTCTTATTGCCGAAGCCAGAGAACAGGCATTTGCTGAAGGGGAAGCCAAGGCCCGCGAAGACCGTGAACAGCTCGCCAGCGAAAAAAAGCTCACTCTGGAAAAGCAAATCGTTGAAGAAGTCGCGATGATCTATACCGAAGTGGGCTTGCTGATGCAGCGTCTGGAAAAGGACGCCAGCCAACTTGCATTTGCTTTTGCTTCCCGCTTTGCAGAAAAACTTGTTGCTCAAGAGCCAAAAGGCGAAATTCAGGCTCTGCTCAACCAGATCCTGGCCCCTTTGCGCAAGACACCACACATTTCCATCCGCCTCAATGATGCTGTGGCAGACGACATTAAAGCGACCGTTGATGCGCAGATGGAAGAGTTGGGTTTTAGCGGCACTCTGACGATCCTTCCCGACCCGGTGATCATGCCGGGAGATTGCGAAGTGGAATGGGTCGACGGTGGCATTGGCCGTAACTTGCGCAGTTCTATTCGGCAGGTTGAAAAGCTGATCAACGATCATTTCGCCCACGTGCCTGACGACCCGGACGCATCTCAAGAAGCTGAAGAAGAAGCTGAGCAAGAGACCCCGTCGGACCACCTGTCCGCAGGCGAACCGAATGACGAACAAACCAATTCAGGCACTGATGGCACTGATGGCTCTGTCGCCGATGAAACAGACGATCCATCAATGACCGAAGGCAGTGCTTTACCAGAAACATCAGAAATTCCATCGGGTGCAGCATCGGATGAGGAACATGTGGTTTCGACACCGAAAGATGCAATTGAAGCTGCTTTGGCTGCGGATGCCACCCAGACCGCAAAGGGAGAAAGCAAATGA
- a CDS encoding flagellar hook capping FlgD N-terminal domain-containing protein, translated as MTSIGSIASQAVTSASNDNTSLIQNYETFLTVLTTQLQHQDPMDPMDSSQFTQQLVQFSSVEQQIKSNEQLENLASMMTSSNALGVLNFVGTTVKIDGSQANLNQYGSATYTFTSEDAGTANISIKNANGNIVYQQSDVAISEGEQTFKWDGTDNSGNRMQKGTYTISFETEDEEGNSLNIDTDATGVVSDVDLSSSVPLLIVNGQSIQTSQIKSVSSEAS; from the coding sequence TTGACCTCTATTGGCTCCATCGCCTCACAAGCTGTTACCAGCGCCTCGAATGACAACACCAGTCTCATCCAGAATTATGAGACCTTTTTGACTGTCTTGACGACACAGCTTCAACATCAGGACCCCATGGATCCGATGGACTCAAGCCAGTTCACCCAACAGCTTGTGCAATTTTCCAGCGTTGAGCAGCAGATCAAGTCCAACGAGCAGTTGGAAAATCTGGCAAGCATGATGACGTCATCCAATGCCCTTGGAGTGCTGAATTTCGTCGGAACGACTGTCAAGATTGATGGCTCTCAAGCCAATTTGAACCAGTATGGCAGCGCCACCTATACCTTCACGTCAGAAGATGCGGGAACCGCCAACATCTCCATCAAGAATGCCAATGGCAATATTGTGTACCAGCAAAGTGATGTAGCCATTTCCGAAGGTGAGCAAACCTTCAAGTGGGACGGCACAGACAATTCTGGCAACCGCATGCAAAAAGGCACATATACGATTTCCTTTGAAACAGAGGATGAGGAAGGCAATAGCCTGAACATTGACACAGATGCCACCGGCGTCGTATCGGACGTCGATCTTTCATCCTCTGTGCCACTACTCATAGTAAACGGACAATCCATCCAGACATCCCAAATCAAGTCGGTAAGCTCTGAAGCATCCTAG
- the fliG gene encoding flagellar motor switch protein FliG, translating into MAPAATALSNVQSSRASVSEEHEERELNGAEKASIILLALGDEHGGPIWSRLDDIEIKQVSIAMSKLGGITPNMLDNLIIEFVSRISSKGAVTGNYDSTERLLASFLPEERVNAIMEEIRGPAGRNMWEKLSNVQENVLANYLKNEYPQTVAVVLSKIKSDHAAKVLSIMPEDFGLEVINRMLSMEAVQKEVLEKVEQTLRIEFMSNLSTTQRRDAHEVMADIFNNFDRQTEARLLAALEEENRESAEKIKQLMFTFEDLSKLDASGVQALLQNIEKDILALALKGANETIRSLFMDNMSQRAGAMLQEDMESMGPVRLRDVDEAQGAMVNMAKDLAARGEIMIAKGNSEDELIY; encoded by the coding sequence ATGGCTCCGGCAGCAACAGCACTTTCAAATGTTCAGAGCTCTAGAGCGTCCGTTTCGGAGGAACATGAAGAGCGAGAACTCAATGGCGCAGAAAAGGCATCCATCATTCTGTTGGCTCTGGGCGATGAGCACGGTGGCCCAATTTGGAGTCGCCTTGACGATATCGAAATCAAGCAAGTATCCATCGCCATGTCAAAACTGGGCGGCATCACGCCGAACATGCTGGATAATCTGATTATCGAATTTGTCTCGCGTATTTCATCCAAAGGCGCAGTTACTGGCAACTACGATTCGACCGAACGTCTCTTGGCTTCTTTCCTGCCGGAAGAACGCGTCAACGCAATCATGGAAGAAATTCGTGGCCCGGCAGGCCGTAACATGTGGGAGAAACTCTCCAACGTTCAGGAAAACGTGCTCGCCAACTACCTGAAGAACGAATATCCGCAAACGGTGGCCGTGGTTCTCTCGAAGATCAAGTCGGACCATGCAGCCAAGGTGCTTTCCATTATGCCTGAAGATTTTGGCTTGGAAGTCATTAACCGCATGCTCTCCATGGAAGCAGTTCAGAAGGAAGTGCTTGAAAAGGTCGAGCAGACCCTGCGCATCGAATTCATGTCGAACCTTTCCACCACCCAGCGCCGTGATGCTCACGAAGTCATGGCTGACATCTTCAACAATTTCGATCGCCAGACAGAAGCAAGACTTCTTGCTGCCCTGGAAGAGGAAAACAGGGAATCGGCCGAAAAGATCAAGCAGCTCATGTTCACCTTCGAAGATCTCAGCAAACTGGATGCCAGCGGCGTTCAGGCTCTGCTGCAGAATATCGAAAAAGACATTCTGGCTCTCGCCCTCAAAGGCGCCAACGAAACAATTCGTTCTCTATTCATGGACAACATGTCTCAACGCGCAGGCGCCATGTTGCAAGAGGATATGGAAAGCATGGGACCGGTTCGCTTGCGCGATGTAGACGAAGCTCAAGGCGCAATGGTCAATATGGCCAAAGATCTTGCGGCCCGCGGTGAAATCATGATCGCCAAAGGCAATAGCGAAGATGAACTCATCTACTAA
- a CDS encoding DUF1153 domain-containing protein, with product MTDQIRARVKYVIGPDGSPLTVADLPPANTRRWVIRRKAEVVAAVRGGLLSLEEACQKYALTVEEFLSWQASIDQHGLAGLRATRVQQYR from the coding sequence ATGACCGATCAAATACGTGCTAGAGTAAAATATGTCATCGGCCCCGATGGGAGTCCCTTGACTGTGGCTGATCTTCCTCCTGCCAATACCAGGCGTTGGGTTATCAGGCGCAAAGCCGAAGTTGTTGCTGCCGTACGCGGTGGACTGCTGAGTCTTGAAGAAGCTTGTCAGAAATATGCTCTGACCGTTGAGGAATTCCTCAGCTGGCAGGCATCCATTGATCAACATGGTCTGGCAGGTCTGAGAGCAACGCGGGTTCAACAATATCGGTAA
- the fliN gene encoding flagellar motor switch protein FliN: MSADDDNDGLALQEQNAQAIAKAAMDEDGVQKNAADLEAVFDVPVKVSAILGRAKMPVSELLNLDVGNVLELDRKVGEAVDIYVNSRLVARGEVVLVEEKLGVTMTEIIKTEK; encoded by the coding sequence ATGAGCGCAGACGACGACAATGACGGCCTCGCTTTGCAAGAACAGAATGCGCAAGCTATAGCGAAAGCGGCAATGGACGAAGACGGTGTCCAAAAGAATGCAGCCGATCTGGAAGCAGTCTTTGACGTTCCAGTGAAGGTTTCGGCAATTCTGGGTCGGGCAAAAATGCCCGTCAGTGAACTGCTCAATCTGGATGTTGGCAATGTTCTGGAACTGGACCGCAAGGTCGGTGAAGCTGTCGATATTTATGTGAACTCGCGCCTCGTTGCGCGTGGCGAAGTCGTGCTTGTCGAGGAAAAACTCGGCGTAACCATGACTGAAATCATCAAAACTGAAAAATAG